A section of the Pimelobacter simplex genome encodes:
- a CDS encoding FAD-dependent oxidoreductase yields MSRPRVVVAGLGDSGLLTAIHLARADVDVVGVSSKPGLVSGQELGLRLARPERWARDYRIGFDRFRRLDSAEVVHAELTHLDPVARTVTVDDGTTARPIPYDVLVVATGVSNGFWRRPALQTEAEVTATITAAHARLAAAGSLLVVGGGAAAVASALQCATRWPALRVTLAFPGERALPQHHPNTWTHVRRRLLAAGVDLRPGHRAVVPDGFDCDRITTGPVAWSTGQPPYPADAVLWAIGRVRPNTGWLPAEALDEQGFVRVGPDLRVPGLAGVFAVGDVAATDPLRTSARGRADRLVAANVRAHLAGRPLGEFRPARRRWGSVLGVEDDGLRVFTASGRPFRFPAWAVGAVLQPWIVRRGIYRGIRGSRR; encoded by the coding sequence GTGAGCCGCCCGCGCGTCGTCGTCGCCGGGCTGGGCGACAGCGGTCTGCTGACCGCGATCCACCTGGCCCGCGCGGACGTCGACGTGGTCGGCGTCTCCAGCAAGCCCGGCCTGGTCAGCGGCCAGGAGCTCGGCCTGCGCCTGGCCCGTCCCGAGCGCTGGGCGCGGGACTACCGGATCGGGTTCGACCGGTTCCGCCGCCTCGACAGCGCCGAGGTCGTGCACGCCGAGCTGACCCACCTAGACCCGGTCGCCCGGACCGTGACCGTCGACGACGGCACCACCGCCCGCCCGATCCCGTACGACGTCCTGGTGGTCGCGACCGGTGTCAGCAACGGCTTCTGGCGCCGTCCCGCGCTGCAGACCGAGGCCGAGGTGACCGCGACGATCACCGCCGCGCACGCCCGGCTCGCGGCGGCCGGCTCCCTGCTCGTCGTCGGCGGCGGGGCCGCCGCGGTCGCGAGCGCGCTGCAGTGCGCGACCCGCTGGCCCGCGCTGCGGGTGACGCTGGCGTTCCCGGGGGAGCGGGCGCTGCCGCAGCACCACCCGAACACCTGGACCCACGTACGCCGCCGGCTGCTCGCCGCGGGCGTCGACCTGCGCCCGGGGCACCGGGCGGTGGTCCCCGACGGGTTCGACTGCGACCGGATCACGACCGGTCCGGTCGCGTGGAGCACCGGCCAGCCGCCGTACCCGGCGGACGCGGTGCTGTGGGCGATCGGCCGGGTCCGGCCCAACACGGGCTGGCTGCCGGCGGAGGCGCTCGACGAGCAGGGCTTCGTCCGGGTCGGTCCGGACCTGCGGGTGCCCGGTCTCGCCGGGGTCTTCGCGGTCGGCGACGTCGCCGCGACCGACCCGCTGCGTACCTCGGCCCGCGGGCGTGCGGACCGGCTGGTCGCGGCCAACGTCCGGGCCCACCTGGCGGGCCGGCCGCTGGGGGAGTTCCGGCCCGCGCGGCGCCGGTGGGGCTCGGTGCTCGGTGTGGAGGACGACGGCCTGCGGGTGTTCACGGCCTCGGGCCGGCCGTTCCGGTTCCCGGCGTGGGCGGTCGGTGCGGTGCTCCAGCCGTGGATCGTGCGGCGCGGGATCTACCGGGGGATCCGCGGCTCCCGGCGGTGA
- a CDS encoding ATP-binding cassette domain-containing protein, translating to MTLTAPVAPAGDTGEVVLSLAGIHKRFGAVQALTDVGLTVRAGEVVALVGDNGAGKSTLVKVISGVYQPDAGQVEFEQRPVVIGGPAGAQALGIATVFQDLALCDNLDVVANLFLGTEHRRGLLLDEVSMEQQAWRLLRSLSAKIPSVRIPVASLSGGQRQTVAIARSLVGDPRVVLLDEPTAALGVAQTAEVLNLVERLRDHGLGVILVSHNMADVQAVADRIVVLRLGRNVAEFAAEEATTDQLVAAITGASDNVVAQRAARRTEGRG from the coding sequence ATGACGCTCACCGCTCCGGTGGCCCCGGCCGGCGACACGGGCGAGGTCGTCCTGTCGCTGGCCGGGATCCACAAACGGTTCGGCGCGGTCCAGGCCCTCACGGACGTGGGCCTCACCGTCCGCGCCGGTGAGGTGGTCGCCCTCGTCGGCGACAACGGCGCGGGGAAGTCGACCCTGGTCAAGGTGATCTCCGGCGTCTACCAACCCGACGCCGGGCAGGTCGAGTTCGAGCAGCGCCCGGTCGTCATCGGCGGCCCGGCGGGTGCCCAGGCGCTCGGCATCGCGACCGTCTTCCAGGACCTCGCGCTGTGCGACAACCTCGACGTGGTGGCCAACCTCTTCCTCGGCACCGAGCACCGCCGGGGCCTGCTCCTCGACGAGGTCTCGATGGAGCAGCAGGCGTGGCGGCTGCTGCGCTCGCTGTCCGCCAAGATCCCATCGGTACGGATCCCGGTCGCCTCGCTCTCGGGCGGGCAGCGGCAGACCGTGGCGATCGCCCGCTCGCTGGTCGGCGACCCGCGCGTGGTCCTGCTCGACGAGCCGACCGCGGCGCTCGGCGTGGCCCAGACCGCCGAGGTGCTCAACCTGGTCGAGCGGCTGCGCGACCACGGGCTCGGCGTGATCCTGGTCAGCCACAACATGGCCGACGTCCAGGCGGTCGCCGACCGGATCGTCGTGCTCCGGCTGGGGCGCAACGTGGCGGAGTTCGCCGCCGAGGAGGCGACGACCGACCAGCTCGTCGCCGCCATCACCGGCGCGTCGGACAACGTGGTCGCCCAGCGGGCGGCGCGTCGTACGGAGGGACGGGGATGA
- a CDS encoding GPGG-motif small membrane protein — protein sequence MAFILWILAVILVVAGIVSLFRGQLLWGIVLIVVGLLVGPGGVSIFT from the coding sequence GTGGCATTCATCTTGTGGATCCTCGCCGTGATCCTGGTCGTCGCAGGCATCGTCAGCCTGTTCCGAGGCCAGCTCCTCTGGGGAATCGTGCTGATCGTGGTGGGGCTGCTCGTCGGCCCCGGCGGCGTCAGCATCTTCACCTAG
- a CDS encoding acyl-CoA synthetase — MYPGTWAATTPDKPALIMAGSGRTLTYGELDERSLRLARHLRAAGLGPGDVVALISDNRPETYEVYWAALRSGLYITAVNSHLAAGEASYIVRDCGAKALVVSAALATMVADLDADLDLSVRLAYGGPLPGYDDYETALAGAGTEPLPEQPHGDDLLYSSGTTGRPKGIKPPLPAIAVDEPGYLYPAMFAPAYGFDADTVYLSPAPVYHAAPLRFGGVIHTVGGTLVMMERFDAAAALAAIEEHGVTHTQMVPTMFVRLLKLDDEVRLAHDLSTLRCVVHAAAPCPVDVKQRMIAWLGPILEEYYASTEANGATRIDSATWLQHPGSVGQPLLGVPHVVGEDGAELVAGEVGTIYFERETRTFSYHNDPERTRATEHPEHPSWTTVGDLGYLDDEGFLYLTDRKAFMIISGGVNIYPQEIEDLFTLHPAVADIAVIGVPDDDMGERVVAFVQPAASAENGEDATLAADLAAYARERIAHYKVPREFHFRASLPRTPTGKMVKGRLRDEYVAQAGDRVPPR, encoded by the coding sequence ATGTATCCCGGGACCTGGGCCGCGACCACGCCGGACAAGCCGGCCCTGATCATGGCCGGCAGCGGCCGGACCCTCACCTACGGTGAGCTCGACGAGCGCAGCCTGCGCCTGGCCCGGCACCTGCGCGCGGCGGGACTGGGCCCTGGCGACGTCGTCGCGCTGATCAGCGACAACCGGCCCGAGACCTACGAGGTCTACTGGGCCGCCCTGCGCTCGGGGCTCTACATCACGGCGGTCAACAGCCATCTCGCGGCGGGCGAGGCGTCGTACATCGTGCGCGACTGCGGGGCCAAGGCCCTCGTCGTCTCGGCGGCCCTCGCGACGATGGTCGCCGACCTCGACGCCGACCTCGACCTGTCGGTCCGGCTCGCCTACGGCGGCCCCCTCCCCGGGTACGACGACTACGAGACCGCGCTCGCCGGGGCCGGCACCGAGCCGCTGCCGGAGCAGCCCCACGGCGACGACCTGCTCTACTCCAGCGGTACGACGGGACGCCCCAAGGGGATCAAGCCGCCCCTGCCCGCGATCGCCGTCGACGAGCCGGGCTACCTCTACCCGGCGATGTTCGCGCCGGCCTACGGCTTCGACGCCGACACCGTCTACCTCTCGCCCGCGCCGGTCTACCACGCCGCGCCGCTGCGGTTCGGCGGCGTGATCCACACCGTCGGCGGCACGCTGGTGATGATGGAGCGGTTCGACGCCGCGGCCGCGCTCGCGGCGATCGAGGAGCACGGGGTCACGCACACCCAGATGGTGCCGACGATGTTCGTCCGGCTGCTCAAGCTCGACGACGAGGTCCGGCTGGCCCACGACCTGTCGACCCTGCGCTGCGTCGTGCATGCTGCGGCGCCCTGCCCGGTCGACGTCAAGCAGCGGATGATCGCGTGGCTGGGCCCGATCCTCGAGGAGTACTACGCCTCGACCGAGGCCAACGGCGCCACCCGGATCGACTCCGCGACCTGGCTCCAGCACCCCGGCTCGGTCGGGCAGCCGCTGCTGGGCGTCCCGCACGTCGTCGGCGAGGACGGGGCGGAGCTGGTCGCGGGCGAGGTCGGCACGATCTACTTCGAGCGCGAGACCCGGACCTTCAGCTATCACAACGACCCGGAGCGGACGAGGGCCACCGAGCACCCGGAGCACCCGAGCTGGACCACGGTCGGCGACCTGGGCTACCTCGACGACGAGGGCTTCCTCTACCTGACTGATCGCAAGGCGTTCATGATCATCAGCGGGGGCGTGAACATCTACCCCCAGGAGATCGAGGACCTGTTCACGCTGCACCCGGCGGTTGCCGACATCGCGGTGATCGGGGTGCCCGACGACGACATGGGTGAGCGGGTGGTGGCCTTCGTGCAGCCGGCCGCGAGCGCGGAGAACGGGGAGGACGCGACGCTCGCGGCCGACCTGGCGGCGTACGCCCGGGAGCGGATCGCGCACTACAAGGTGCCGCGCGAGTTCCACTTCCGGGCGTCCCTGCCCCGCACGCCCACCGGCAAGATGGTCAAGGGCAGGCTGCGCGACGAGTACGTGGCGCAGGCCGGGGACCGCGTTCCTCCTAGGTGA
- a CDS encoding DUF4126 domain-containing protein, whose translation MESLALAFSSGWASGINSYLVVLVLGLADRFGSFASIPDVLGRWEVLAVAAVLYAFEFVADKIPYVDSAWDVVSTAIRPLVGGVVGVLIAGDSASVNELVGGLVGGGSALASHSVKTGTRMAVNTVPEPFSNISISVGEDVAVLAVVWFAIEHPYAAASIAGVLLAAGLVLLWLAWRTVRRGWLRFRAWRERRAGRTGRVEGAGVGSGGEQ comes from the coding sequence GTGGAATCACTCGCCCTGGCGTTCTCCTCGGGATGGGCCAGCGGGATCAACAGCTACCTGGTCGTGCTCGTGCTCGGCCTGGCGGACCGGTTCGGCTCCTTCGCCTCGATCCCGGACGTGCTGGGGCGGTGGGAGGTGCTGGCGGTCGCCGCGGTGCTCTACGCCTTCGAGTTCGTCGCCGACAAGATCCCGTACGTCGACTCGGCGTGGGATGTCGTCTCGACCGCGATCCGCCCGCTCGTGGGCGGCGTGGTGGGCGTGCTGATCGCGGGTGACTCGGCGTCGGTCAACGAGCTCGTCGGCGGGCTGGTGGGCGGCGGCAGCGCGCTGGCGTCGCACTCGGTCAAGACCGGCACCCGGATGGCGGTCAACACGGTGCCCGAGCCGTTCAGCAACATCAGCATCAGCGTCGGTGAGGACGTCGCCGTGCTCGCCGTGGTGTGGTTCGCGATCGAGCACCCCTATGCCGCCGCGTCGATCGCGGGGGTGCTGCTGGCGGCGGGGCTGGTCCTGCTGTGGCTCGCCTGGCGCACGGTACGAAGGGGTTGGCTGCGGTTCCGCGCGTGGCGGGAGCGCCGGGCCGGCCGCACCGGCCGGGTCGAGGGCGCCGGGGTGGGCTCAGGGGGCGAGCAGTAG
- a CDS encoding carboxymuconolactone decarboxylase family protein, whose product MTRTPIRDASPETYQALLVLDGRLKKSLGPVLYDLVKLRASQLNGCAYCVDMHATDLERRRVPTRKIHGVGAWQESPFFEPEERVALAFAETLTGGIGAVDDELWAEAGRLLGEERRADLIVAVGAINTWNMAGVTTHLQPEGALVEA is encoded by the coding sequence ATGACCCGCACCCCGATCCGTGACGCCTCGCCCGAGACCTACCAGGCCCTCCTGGTGCTCGACGGGCGGCTGAAGAAGTCGCTGGGCCCGGTCCTCTACGACCTGGTCAAGCTGCGCGCCTCGCAGCTCAACGGCTGCGCCTACTGCGTCGACATGCACGCCACCGACCTCGAGCGTCGCCGGGTGCCGACCCGGAAGATCCACGGTGTCGGTGCGTGGCAGGAGAGCCCGTTCTTCGAGCCGGAGGAGCGGGTCGCGCTCGCGTTCGCCGAGACGCTGACCGGCGGCATCGGTGCCGTGGACGACGAGCTGTGGGCCGAGGCCGGCCGGCTGTTGGGGGAGGAGCGCCGCGCCGACCTGATCGTCGCGGTGGGCGCCATCAACACCTGGAACATGGCCGGCGTGACCACCCACCTGCAGCCGGAGGGTGCGCTCGTGGAGGCCTGA
- a CDS encoding endonuclease/exonuclease/phosphatase family protein yields the protein MRRTPAVLAALAALTALTTPAGASPPPPAPDRHPTVRFATFNASLNRGAEGQLVADLATPGNVQAANVAETIQRARPDVVLINEFDYAPGAADLFRDNYLEVGQRGAAPITYPYAYVAPVNTGVPSGFDLNNDGQVGGGDDAFGFGLFPGQYGMVVYSRYPIDTARVRTFQHFLWKDMPGSLLPRDWYSGAEQAVLRLSSKSHWDVPIRIGRRTVHLLAAHPTPPTFDGPEDRNGKRNHDEIRFWADYVAGPARSRYIYDDAGRRGGLRPGSSFVIAGDLNADPYDGDSVDHAARQLLDHPRIATRVVPTSAGAPEAAALQGGANLDHRGDPARDTADFADGAPGNLRVDYVLPSRRLHPVRGGVFWPVAADPLARLTGVYPFPTSDHRLVWLDLRR from the coding sequence ATGCGACGTACCCCTGCCGTGCTCGCCGCCCTGGCGGCGCTGACCGCGCTCACCACCCCGGCCGGCGCGTCCCCGCCCCCGCCCGCCCCGGACCGGCACCCGACGGTCCGCTTCGCCACCTTCAACGCCTCGCTCAACCGCGGCGCCGAGGGGCAGCTCGTCGCCGACCTCGCGACGCCCGGCAACGTCCAGGCGGCCAATGTCGCCGAGACGATCCAGCGGGCGCGCCCGGACGTCGTCCTCATCAACGAGTTCGACTACGCGCCCGGTGCGGCCGACCTCTTCCGCGACAACTACCTCGAGGTCGGCCAGCGCGGCGCGGCGCCGATCACCTACCCGTACGCCTACGTCGCGCCGGTCAACACCGGCGTCCCGAGCGGCTTCGACCTCAACAACGACGGCCAGGTCGGCGGCGGTGACGACGCCTTCGGGTTCGGGCTGTTCCCCGGTCAGTACGGGATGGTCGTCTACTCGCGCTACCCGATCGACACCGCACGGGTGCGGACCTTCCAGCACTTCCTCTGGAAGGACATGCCCGGCTCGCTGCTGCCGCGCGACTGGTACTCGGGCGCCGAGCAGGCGGTGCTCCGGCTCTCGTCGAAGTCGCACTGGGACGTGCCGATCCGGATCGGCCGCCGTACCGTCCACCTGCTGGCGGCGCACCCCACCCCGCCGACCTTCGACGGCCCCGAGGACCGCAACGGCAAGCGCAACCACGACGAGATCCGGTTCTGGGCCGACTACGTCGCGGGCCCCGCGCGCAGCCGCTATATCTACGACGACGCGGGCCGGCGCGGTGGCCTGCGGCCCGGCTCGAGCTTCGTGATCGCCGGCGACCTCAACGCCGACCCCTACGACGGCGACTCGGTCGACCACGCCGCGCGCCAGCTCCTCGACCACCCCCGGATCGCGACCCGCGTGGTCCCGACCTCCGCCGGCGCGCCCGAGGCCGCGGCCCTCCAGGGCGGCGCCAACCTCGACCACCGCGGCGACCCGGCCCGCGACACCGCGGACTTCGCCGACGGCGCACCCGGCAACCTGCGCGTCGACTACGTCCTGCCCTCGCGCCGGCTGCACCCGGTCCGGGGTGGGGTCTTCTGGCCGGTCGCGGCGGACCCGCTGGCGCGGCTGACCGGGGTCTATCCGTTCCCGACCTCGGACCACCGGTTGGTCTGGCTGGACCTGCGGCGCTGA
- a CDS encoding substrate-binding domain-containing protein, translating to MSTLVRRVAALSAALFLGATALSACGANDTKSGGDSATIALLLPETKTTRYEAHDRPLFEAKVKDLCSDCKVLYFNADQDEKKQAQQLTSALDQGADVVVLDPVNGKTAAGMVDEAKGQDVPVVAYDRFIENADYYMSFDNETVGKMQAQALVDAMGDKGSILMLNGAPSDPNAAQFKKGAHSVLDGSKVTVLAEYDNPDWSPDNAQKWTTDQINKFDASKIQGVYAANDGQAGGVVAALTGGGVAADKLPPITGQDAEIAALQRIVAGEQTMTIYKPIKIEAETAAEVAVALAKGDDAPAKTATGIDQSEYESVPSYIFTPIVLTAENMKDTIIADGFYQVSDICTSDYAAACAEAGLS from the coding sequence ATGTCCACCCTGGTACGCCGCGTCGCAGCCCTCAGCGCTGCCCTGTTCCTCGGTGCCACCGCGCTCAGCGCGTGCGGCGCCAACGACACCAAGAGCGGAGGCGACAGCGCGACCATCGCCCTCCTGCTGCCCGAGACCAAGACCACCCGCTACGAGGCCCACGACCGCCCCCTCTTCGAGGCGAAGGTCAAGGACCTGTGCAGCGACTGCAAGGTCCTCTACTTCAACGCCGACCAGGACGAGAAGAAGCAGGCCCAGCAGCTCACCAGCGCGCTCGACCAGGGCGCGGACGTCGTCGTCCTCGACCCGGTCAACGGCAAGACCGCGGCCGGCATGGTCGACGAGGCCAAGGGTCAGGACGTCCCGGTGGTGGCCTACGACCGGTTCATCGAGAACGCCGACTACTACATGTCCTTCGACAACGAGACCGTCGGCAAGATGCAGGCGCAGGCCCTGGTCGACGCGATGGGTGACAAGGGCAGCATCCTGATGCTCAACGGCGCCCCCTCCGACCCCAACGCCGCGCAGTTCAAGAAGGGCGCGCACAGCGTGCTCGACGGGAGCAAGGTCACGGTCCTGGCCGAGTACGACAACCCCGACTGGAGCCCCGACAACGCCCAGAAGTGGACCACCGACCAGATCAACAAGTTCGACGCGAGCAAGATCCAGGGCGTCTACGCGGCCAACGACGGACAGGCCGGCGGTGTCGTCGCCGCCCTCACCGGCGGCGGGGTCGCTGCGGACAAGCTGCCGCCGATCACCGGTCAGGACGCCGAGATCGCCGCCCTGCAGCGCATCGTCGCCGGGGAGCAGACCATGACGATCTACAAGCCGATCAAGATCGAGGCCGAGACCGCCGCCGAGGTCGCGGTGGCGCTGGCCAAGGGGGACGACGCGCCCGCGAAGACGGCGACCGGGATCGACCAGAGCGAGTACGAGAGCGTGCCGTCCTACATCTTCACGCCGATCGTGCTGACCGCCGAGAACATGAAGGACACGATCATCGCCGACGGCTTCTACCAGGTCTCCGACATCTGCACCTCCGACTACGCCGCGGCCTGCGCCGAGGCCGGCCTGTCCTGA
- a CDS encoding ROK family transcriptional regulator: MSSSAAAPGSTASLRTANQRRVLHALRDASATDGAFTQAELARATGLAPATVSNIVRDLSQAGLVDTEAGSGRRGSAVRMSLGAGVVAGVDFGHRHLAVAIGDVTGRLLTEERCPIDPDLGHREALALARTMVDRLHPAGTVLRQVGLGLAGPVTDGVIQSAAILPGWRGVDARAAARETFGTAVQIENDANLGALAEHRIGVARGHDSSVFVKISSGVGAGIIIANQLFRGSSGSAGELGHLTVDEHGPLCRCGSRGCLETYTSVEAIQALIGGQLPGATLEQIVAAAHDGDVSARRAFEDAGLHLGRGLAAVVNLLNPAIVVLGGDMAQAGDLILESVRMGLRRHALDPVAQTTVAASALGERASLLGSLLLAAESTELLLAP; encoded by the coding sequence ATGTCCTCGTCCGCAGCCGCTCCTGGCTCGACCGCGTCCCTGCGGACAGCCAACCAGCGTCGCGTGCTGCACGCCCTGCGCGACGCCTCTGCCACCGACGGGGCCTTCACCCAGGCCGAGCTGGCCCGGGCCACCGGTCTGGCACCGGCCACGGTCTCCAATATCGTCCGCGACCTCAGCCAGGCCGGCCTGGTCGACACCGAGGCGGGCAGCGGACGCCGCGGCTCCGCGGTCCGGATGTCGCTCGGTGCCGGCGTCGTCGCGGGCGTCGACTTCGGCCACCGCCACCTCGCCGTGGCGATCGGCGACGTCACCGGACGGCTGCTCACCGAGGAGCGCTGCCCGATCGACCCCGACCTCGGGCACCGCGAGGCGCTCGCCCTGGCCCGGACCATGGTCGACCGGCTCCACCCCGCGGGCACCGTGCTGCGCCAGGTCGGGCTCGGGCTGGCCGGTCCGGTGACCGACGGCGTCATCCAGAGCGCCGCGATCCTGCCCGGCTGGCGCGGGGTCGACGCCCGCGCCGCGGCCCGCGAGACCTTCGGGACCGCCGTCCAGATCGAGAACGACGCCAACCTCGGCGCACTGGCCGAGCACCGGATCGGCGTGGCCCGCGGCCACGACAGCTCCGTCTTCGTCAAGATCTCCTCAGGCGTGGGCGCCGGCATCATCATCGCCAACCAGCTGTTCCGCGGCTCCTCCGGCAGCGCCGGCGAGCTCGGCCACCTCACCGTCGACGAGCACGGCCCCCTGTGCCGCTGCGGCAGTCGCGGGTGCCTCGAGACCTACACGTCGGTCGAGGCGATCCAGGCGCTCATCGGGGGCCAGCTGCCGGGCGCCACGCTCGAGCAGATCGTGGCCGCCGCCCACGACGGCGACGTGTCCGCGCGCCGCGCCTTCGAGGACGCCGGGCTCCACCTCGGCCGCGGCCTCGCGGCGGTCGTCAACCTGCTCAACCCCGCGATCGTCGTCCTGGGCGGCGACATGGCCCAGGCCGGCGACCTGATCCTGGAGTCGGTGCGCATGGGGCTGCGCCGCCACGCACTGGACCCGGTCGCCCAGACCACCGTCGCCGCGAGCGCGCTCGGCGAGCGGGCGAGCCTGCTCGGCTCGCTGCTGCTCGCCGCCGAGAGCACCGAGCTACTGCTCGCCCCCTGA
- a CDS encoding DUF1295 domain-containing protein encodes MSKTASLTRVAIAYVLAFGAASAWLAWGPDTRWLWLDGLLADLVATLVVFAASRVHRNSSFYDAYWSVLPPYLALYWWLAADVAREDARAWLVLGVIVLWAVRLTGNWILTFPGLHHEDWRYPLVRSRAGRLEVLADLVGIHLVPTFQVFLGMVPVYVVLTRPGPALRWLDGVALVVGVGAVVLAFVADRQMQRFARERAPGQVMDRGLWAWSRHPNYFGEIAFWWSLALFGIAAAPGDWWWLPVGAVAMVAMFLGASIPMMEQRSLERRPAYREVVARVPVLVPRPPRRVRSTS; translated from the coding sequence GTGAGCAAGACAGCCTCGCTGACCAGGGTCGCGATCGCGTACGTCCTCGCGTTCGGCGCCGCGAGCGCGTGGCTGGCGTGGGGGCCCGACACGCGCTGGCTGTGGCTGGACGGGCTGCTGGCCGACCTCGTCGCCACCCTCGTGGTGTTCGCGGCGAGCCGGGTGCACCGCAACTCGAGCTTCTACGACGCCTACTGGAGCGTGCTCCCGCCGTACCTCGCGCTCTACTGGTGGCTGGCCGCCGACGTCGCCCGCGAGGACGCGCGTGCCTGGCTGGTGCTCGGTGTGATCGTGCTGTGGGCGGTGCGGCTGACCGGCAACTGGATCCTCACCTTCCCTGGGCTCCACCACGAGGACTGGCGCTACCCGCTGGTCCGGTCCCGGGCCGGCCGGCTGGAGGTGCTGGCCGACCTGGTCGGGATCCACCTCGTCCCGACCTTCCAGGTCTTCCTCGGCATGGTCCCCGTGTACGTCGTCCTGACCCGCCCCGGTCCCGCCCTGCGCTGGCTCGACGGGGTCGCCCTCGTCGTGGGCGTCGGCGCGGTCGTCCTGGCGTTCGTGGCGGACCGGCAGATGCAGCGGTTCGCGCGCGAGCGCGCGCCGGGCCAGGTGATGGACCGCGGCCTGTGGGCCTGGTCGCGGCACCCCAACTACTTCGGCGAGATCGCCTTCTGGTGGAGCCTGGCCCTCTTCGGCATCGCGGCCGCGCCGGGCGACTGGTGGTGGCTGCCGGTCGGGGCGGTGGCGATGGTCGCGATGTTCCTGGGCGCGAGCATCCCGATGATGGAGCAGCGCAGCCTGGAACGACGGCCGGCCTATCGCGAGGTCGTCGCCCGGGTGCCGGTGCTGGTGCCCCGGCCGCCGCGGCGGGTCCGGTCGACCTCGTGA
- a CDS encoding DUF5709 domain-containing protein, with product MTNSDPQLPPEDTLLGDDVDDELDRGYSPPERYSAAQRYGTTPWEQTHDRPLADRLAEEVPDEAAGSAPDADDDGLPHDADEAGTEVGERRAGRLVEPDAGAGDDLEPDLVAEDVGIDGAAASAEEAAVHVIPDDEER from the coding sequence ATGACGAACAGCGATCCGCAGCTGCCCCCGGAGGACACTCTGCTCGGCGACGACGTCGACGACGAGCTCGACCGCGGCTACTCGCCGCCAGAGCGGTACTCCGCCGCCCAGCGCTACGGCACCACGCCCTGGGAGCAGACCCACGACCGGCCGCTGGCCGACCGGCTGGCCGAGGAGGTGCCCGACGAGGCGGCCGGCTCCGCGCCGGACGCCGACGACGACGGACTCCCCCACGACGCCGACGAGGCCGGTACCGAGGTGGGCGAGCGGCGCGCGGGCCGGTTGGTCGAGCCCGACGCGGGCGCCGGCGACGATCTCGAGCCGGACCTCGTCGCCGAGGACGTCGGTATCGACGGCGCCGCGGCGAGCGCGGAGGAGGCCGCCGTCCACGTCATCCCCGACGACGAGGAGCGCTAG